In Solanum stenotomum isolate F172 chromosome 6, ASM1918654v1, whole genome shotgun sequence, one DNA window encodes the following:
- the LOC125869357 gene encoding uncharacterized protein LOC125869357: MAADSCNAVIKGIDSVKSRHLGNSVNNELEGAKKQLKFVAEFLKQLEKRTPENRLSAQIESLFEEAHNDFYEIWCHMNNEGRTKVTIRMISKVLKKLKLAFIARRIKDSKPLRSTIGITVEMMTFVDSLLESVLVLWNCMKDFITPRITKVKVLEKKLISLRFLIFTAYSCVYEDETTMSDLFTHAEDVAYTAVHLSFLYLDPESVVHSEFSKLLETVSPFGPELRQIYTCVLKCRSNLSGSKTPMIDHEVVEGFLCSLREDLEELLSRDDSLKVAFDDHMQWLQQGLVYLGTFLLNLPTPCTQDQKRFSLLSHIEDVASEAAILVYSLYDEDVDKTTHFPLQVKFNHVKIEGEMIKLHETTAVDSLKDLIDEVQQELMFVRTFLMDSLQQCIEQAKITDVLSLILYVTTEAGSVVNSLSNDLEQGDLVMEMDIAYCQLILKFKFVNAVIRQTCPVIFDSSESNHPMRKLLDFLPINFDVIDSYFSMLKSSKTSSFDSPKIGEVLMGFLEYILDHLQELLNDEGSLIAAATNEVKKFYQGLLLLVTFFIDTSIQYTECEKQNYLLTEIETIVIEAEAAVNSLFKTTEVEHVLFRLQVKLNLIKVESGLIELRKHEATVISPLKDLIVNVKDELLFWRSFLMDSLEQTKGKTKITVPFSVQIKLNHIKVESSLIELLKHGATMIAPLKCLFKDVQEELIFLRTFLMDSLEQCKEQTQISVVLTMVQSVTTGAGLLISSRYFNSNRGDLDGEINLLHFALLLMFKFIKAVIRQMCPVIYASTTVIDHPLINLLNFVPINFEIIYSYFSILKSTKTIYLRSPKMDDVLMVFLDYILNNLSVLLKDETNLFVTAANEVKKFYQGLLLIVTFIADPPSQYIECKNKNDLLMEIETIAIEAEFAVRSSYEDHSMLLPLQLKLNCVMAESSLTKLLKHTDMDPLKNLIVNVKEELIFLRTFFMDSLEQCQGETKITLPFPLQVKLNHVKVESSLIELQIHDATLMAPLKDLLDNVKLELIFLRAFLLDWFNKCKEQTKIIDVLTLVQSVTTDTGSLINFLSHNSKQGNLLWEISLLHFGLFLKFKFIKRVIGQMCPIISASSTPDDAAINLLEFFPINFEVIHSYFSKLKFSKTSFIGIPRMDEFLMEFLEYILDNLRELQKDEADLRFHEVKKFYQGLLLIETFLADLPVECKKQQELLTEIENIAIEAETAVSSYCEKTTEADHVLFPLQVKLNHIKVERSLIELTKHEHLVAPLNDMIENVKQELIFLRNFLMDSLNQCNEQTKTTDVLSLIQSVTTEAGSVINSLSRNSKQGGSAKEINLSHFQLLLKFNFIKAAIRQMCPIASASSSSNHLIMIDLLNFFPFDFEVIDSYFSMLKSSKTSSLGSSKMDEIFIGLHEYILDSLKVLPNNETNIVFTDKRKMFYRGLLLLVTFLVDPPNQYIECIQQNDLLTEIETIALEATDVIRSSYEDAVNRNESKKVNLEIKLLTVAFKLIKSEGNLAHLLKHKATLEAQIIALIEDTHEELVFLRAFFIDLLRQHKELYKLHDLLVHAEVTAHNAVLISGSCCEEMSLSLVVLLREIKSVKAEVRSVCFEDLDASPCNMTKTNVEGLVKFLLNNLDRVFTCDAGSISFMKNQIPVVQENLVCLGSFLEHIVQHRDMHRELKDLIERVQEVVNSSKYVIFFSVSCDNPVWYHLLYLYDVKQVLKFVEEEVKMICFKVPDSSLFGFSKTSGLGFLNCFLGKLDELLHSKLELITELKHQIGSVKEELIHLRSFLSHFSENNGEHDDVFGLVTSVTEMAYKSEYVIDSCLSISYPLWYKVHWISEVVENIKLLNKDVSEIFGRKHIEVTLHEVAKTSTYLIEPSLLANTLTENEEMVLFQDVMEKIKKQLLGGSSQLDVISIVGMPGLGKTTLAEQIYNDQIVASYFDVHGKCHVTQSYSWRELLLTLLNDVEPFDHTKKADDQLAKELRQVLLTKRFLILIDDVWDTKAWDYLHMCFQGIKNGSRIILTTWLSEVAQYAKCESNPHDLPLLRDDESWKLLQKKVFHGDNCPSELGDVGFRIAKSCGGLPLFIVLVAGVLKEKNNKANLWKEVEQSLDALNIGSLEESMSIIGFSYMNLPHHLKPCFLYFGGFLRGKSIHVSKLTRLWLAEGFVLENKEKGLEDVAQDFLKNLISRNLVMDMEKRFNGKLKTCRVHDLLHKFYLEKAKQENFLLWIYRDDDADARIYPDKHEEYRLSIHSCRDEFAEWRPHCSSIRSLLFNATSDDQYTTMARDISFILNSFKLVKVLDLESINIGYTFPSEIESLIHMKYFAAQTGADSIPSSIAKLWNLETLIIKEMRGQVTLPCSLLNMTKLRHIHVNDRASFSLDNMSESLANSQLANLQTFSTPYVSYGEDAEIILRKMPNLTKLKCIVGCSRKWRGECVLIPRLDFLSRLESLNLFSNNCPVECLRGFNFPSELRELTLSNFCLPWSEISIVGTLCNLEVLKLLNKAFEGIQWNVNDTEFSELRYLKLDSLNFAQWSISDDSFPSLERLVLTNCKRLEKIPSHFEDVVSLKGIEVNWCSWSVANSAEEIQTTQHEDMANDAFTVTIQPPDWDRRSSP; encoded by the exons ATGGCTGCAGATTCTTGCAATGCAGTTATAAAAGGTATAGACTCTGTGAAGAGTAGACATTTGGGAAATTCGGTGAATAATGAATTGGAGGGTGCTAAGAAACAGCTAAAGTTTGTAGCTGAATTTCTCAAGCAATTGGAGAAACGTACCCCCGAGAATAGGCTTTCTGCACAAATTGAGTCCTTATTTGAAGAAGCTCACAATGACTTTTATGAGATATGGTGCCATATGAATAATGAAGGCCGGACAAAGGTCACAATCAGAATGATTTCAAAGGTGctgaaaaaactaaaactagCGTTTATTGCTAGGCGAATCAAAGATTCAAAGCcattgagatcaactatcggaATTACTGTCGAGATGATGACATTTGTAGATTCTTTGCTTGAGAGTGTTCTGGTTCTATGGAACTGTATGAAGGATTTTATCACCCCTCGCATCACTAAAGTCAAAGTGCTTGAAAAGAAGCTGATATCTCTGAGATTCCTCATTTTTACTGCATATTCTTGCGTTTATGAGGACGAGACAACAATGAGTGATCTCTTCACCCATGCTGAGGATGTAGCTTACACTGCTGTACACTTATCTTTCTTATATTTGGACCCGGAAAGTGTGGTGCATTCTGAGTTCTCTAAGCTGTTGGAAACAGTAAGTCCTTTTGGACCTGAATTGAGACAGATTTATACGTGTGTCCTAAAATGCCGGTCAAATTTATCAGGATCAAAAACTCCAATGATAGATCATGAAGTTGTGGAAGGTTTTCTTTGTTCTCTCCGAGAGGACCTAGAAGAACTGCTAAGTCGTGACGACAGCTTGAAAGTGGCCTTTGATGATCATATGCAATGGCTCCAACAAGGATTGGTTTACCTTGGTACTTTTCTTCTGAACTTGCCAACACCATGCACTCAGGACCAAAAGCGATTTTCTCTTCTATCACATATTGAAGATGTGGCTAGTGAGGCGGCAATTCTGGTCTACTCCTTGTATGATGAGGATGTGGACAAGACTACTCATTTTCCTTTGCAAGTGAAGTTTAATCATGTCAAGATAGAGGGTGAGATGATTAAGCTGCATGAAACAACCGCGGTGGATTCTTTGAAGGATCTGATTGATGAAGTTCAACAAGAACTGATGTTCGTGAGAACTTTTCTCATGGATTCATTGCAGCAGTGCATAGAGCAAGCTAAGATAACTGATGTCTTGTCACTGATTCTATATGTAACCACCGAAGCAGGATCTGTCGTTAATTCTCTTTCAAATGATTTGGAGCAAGGAGATTTGGTCATGGAAATGGATATTGCATATTGTCAATTGATTCTTAAGTTTAAATTTGTCAATGCAGTAATCAGACAAACGTGTCCCGTCATTTTTGATTCATCGGAAtcaaaccatcctatgagaAAGCTTCTGGACTTTCTTCCTATTAACTTTGATGTCATTGATTCATATTTCAGCATGCTAAAATCCTCAAAGACATCATCCTTTGACAGCCCGAAGATTGGTGAGGTTTTGATGGGGTTTCTTGAATATATTCTCGATCATCTCCAAGAGTTGCTGAATGATGAAGGCAGTTTGATTGCTGCTGCTACAAATGAGGTGAAAAAGTTCTACCAGGGATTGTTGCTTCTAGTAACATTTTTCATTGACACCTCGATTCAGTACACTGAATGTGAGAAACAAAATTATCTCTTGACTGAAATTGAAACAATAGTGATTGAGGCTGAAGCTGCCGTCAATTCATTGTTTAAGACTACTGAAGTAGAGCATGTGCTTTTCCGtttgcaagttaagcttaaTCTTATCAAGGTAGAGAGCGGTCTGATTGAGCTACGGAAACATGAAGCCACCGTGATTTCTCCTTTGAAGGATCTAATTGTCAATGTCAAGGATGAGCTGTTATTCTGGAGAAGTTTTCTCATGGATTCATTGGAGCAGACCAAAGGGAAAACTAAAATTACCGTGCCTTTTTCCGTGCAAATAAAGCTTAACCATATAAAGGTAGAGAGCAGTTTGATTGAGCTACTAAAACATGGCGCCACCATGATAGCTCCTTTGAAATGTCTGTTTAAAGATGTGCAGGAAGAGCTGATATTCTTGAGAACTTTTCTCATGGATTCATTGGAGCAGTGCAAAGAGCAAACTCAAATAAGTGTTGTTTTGACCATGGTTCAATCTGTGACCACTGGAGCAGGATTGCTCATTAGCTCTCGTTACTTCAATTCAAATCGAGGAGACTTGGACGGAGAAATCAATCTCTTGCATTTTGCATTGCTTCTTATGTTCAAGTTCATTAAGGCAGTGATTAGACAGATGTGTCCCGTTATTTATGCATCCACGACAGTGATTGATCATCCTTTAATAAATCTGCTGAACTTTGTTCCtatcaactttgagattatttattCTTACTTTAGCATCCTCAAATCCACAAAGACAATATATTTGAGAAGCCCGAAGATGGATGACGTATTGATGGTGTTTCTTGACTATATTCTCAACAATCTCAGTGTACTACTGAAGGATGAAACCAATTTGTTTGTTACTGCTGCAAATGAGGTGAAAAAGTTTTACCAAGGGTTGTTGCTTATAGTAACATTTATTGCTGATCCCCCaagtcagtacattgaatgtaagAACAAAAATGACCTCTTAATGGAAATTGAAACTATCGCAATTGAGGCTGAATTTGCTGTCCGTTCATCTTATGAGGATCATTCAATGCTTTTACCTTTGCAACTGAAGCTCAATTGTGTTATGGCAGAGAGCAGTCTGACTAAGCTACTTAAACATACCGATATGGATCCTTTGAAGAATCTGATTGTCAATGTCAAGGAAGAGTTGATATTCTTGCGGACATTTTTCATGGATTCATTGGAGCAGTGCCAAGGGGAAACCAAGATAACTCTGCCGTTTCCTTTGCAGGTGAAGCTTAATCATGTCAAGGTAGAGAGCAGCTTGATCGAGCTACAGATACATGACGCCACCTTGATGGCTCCTTTGAAGGATCTGCTTGACAATGTTAAGCTAGAGCTGATATTCTTGAGAGCTTTTCTCTTGGATTGGTTTAACAAGTGCAAAGAGCAAACTAAGATAATTGATGTTCTGACCCTGGTACAATCTGTCACTACCGATACAGGATCACTCATTAATTTTCTTTCTCATAACTCAAAGCAAGGAAACTTGTTGTGGGAAATTAGTCTCCTGCATTTCGGATTGTTTCTTAAGTTTAAGTTCATCAAGAGAGTAATTGGACAGATGTGTCCCATCATTTCTGCATCATCAACTCCAGATGATGCTGCGATAAATCTGCTGGAGTTTTTTCCGATTAACTTTGAGGTCATTCATTCTTATTTCAGCAAGCTGAAATTCTCTAAGACATCATTCATAGGAATCCCAAGGATGGATGAGTTTTTGATGGAGTTCCTTGAATATATTCTAGACAATCTCCGCGAGTTACAAAAGGATGAAGCTGATTTGAGATTTCATGAGGTGAAAAAGTTTTACCAAGGGTTACTGCTCATAGAAACATTTCTTGCTGATCTCCCTGTTGAATGCAAGAAACAACAGGAGCTCCTGACAGAAATTGAAAATATCGCAATTGAGGCCGAAACTGCTGTTAGTTCCTATTGTGAGAAGACTACTGAAGCAGACCATGTGCTATTTCCTTTGCAAGTGAAGCTTAATCATATCAAGGTAGAGAGAAGTTTGATTGAGCTAACAAAACATGAACACTTGGTAGCTCCTTTGAACGATATGATCGAGAATGTTAAGCAGGAGTTGATATTCTTGAGAAATTTTCTCATGGATTCATTAAATCAGTGCAACGAGCAAACAAAGACAACTGATGTTTTGTCCCTGATACAATCTGTTACCACCGAAGCAGGATCTGTCATCAATTCTCTCTCTCGTAATtcaaagcaaggaggctcagcTAAGGAAATAAATCTCTCACATTTCCAATTGCTTCTTAAGTTTAACTTTATCAAGGCAGCAATTAGACAGATGTGTCCTATCGCTTCTGCATCGTCATCATCGAACCATCTCATTATGATAGATCTGCTgaacttttttccttttgactTTGAGGTCATTGATTCATATTTCAGCATGCTTAAATCCTCAAAGACATCGTCCTTAGGTAGCTCGAAGATGGATGAGATTTTCATAGGGCTTCATGAGTACATCCTTGACAGCCTCAAAGTGTTACCAAATAATGAAACCAATATTGTATTTACTgataaaaggaaaatgttttacCGAGGGTTGTTGCTCCTGGTAACATTTCTTGTTGATCCCCCaaatcagtacattgaatgcaTACAGCAAAATGATCTCTTGACAGAAATTGAAACTATTGCACTTGAGGCTACAGATGTTATCCGTTCATCTTACGAGGATGCTGTAAATAGAAATGAAAGTAAGAAAGTCAATCTAGAGATCAAGCTTTTGACAGTGGCTTTCAAGCTTATCAAGTCTGAGGGAAACTTGGCACATCTGCTAAAGCACAAAGCCACGTTGGAAGCTCAAATTATAGCTCTGATTGAAGATACTCATGAAGAGCTTGTTTTCCTCAGAGCTTTTTTTATAGATCTTCTCAGGCAACACAAAGAGCTTTACAAATTGCATGATCTTCTAGTGCATGCTGAAGTGACTGCCCACAATGCAGTACTAATCAGTGGTTCTTGTTGTGAGGAAATGAGTCTTTCATTAGTTGTGTTGCTACGTGAGATCAAGTCCGTCAAGGCAGAGGTAAGAAGCGTATGCTTTGAAGATTTGGATGCATCACCTTGCAACATGACTAAGACAAATGTAGAAGGCCTTGTCAAGTTTTTACTAAACAATCTGGACAGGGTGTTCACCTGTGATGCTGGTTCAATCTCTTTTATGAAGAATCAAATACCTGTCGTCCAAGAAAATCTGGTGTGTTTGGGCTCTTTCCTTGAACATATTGTACAGCACCGCGACATGCATAGGGAACTCAAGGACCTCATAGAACGTGTTCAAGAGGTCGTCAATAGTTCAAAGTATGTCATTTTCTTCTCTGTCAGTTGTGATAATCCTGTTTGGTATCACTTGTTATATCTTTATGATGTCAAACAAGTGCTTAAGTTTGTTGAAGAAGAGGTGAAAATGATTTGTTTTAAAGTCCCAGACTCTTCACTCTTTGGCTTCTCCAAGACCAGTGGATTAGGATTCCTCAATTGTTTTTTGGGCAAGTTGGATGAGCTGTTACATTCTAAGCTTGAGTTAATTACCGAATTGAAGCATCAGATCGGATCAGTCAAGGAAGAGTTGATACATCTAAGATCTTTTCTCAGTCATTTTTCAGAGAACAATGGTGAGCATGATGATGTTTTTGGTCTTGTAACAAGTGTTACTGAAATGGCATACAAAAGTGAGTATGTTATCGACTCTTGCTTGTCAATTTCCTACCCACTCTGGTACAAAGTTCATTGGATTTCTGAAGTTGTCGAGAATATAAAGCTTCTTAATAAAGATGTTAGTGAGATATTTGGAAGAAAGCATATTGAAGTGACATTGCATGAAGTTGCAAAGACTTCCACTTATCTTATTGAGCCATCTTTATTAGCTAATACTCTGacagaaaatgaagaaatggtGCTTTTCCAGGATGTgatggagaaaataaaaaagcagCTACTTGGTGGATCGTCTCAGCTAGACGTTATCTCAATAGTAGGCATGCCTGGTTTGGGTAAGACTACTCTTGCCGAGCAGATTTACAATGATCAGATAGTTGCCAGTTACTTTGATGTTCATGGTAAGTGTCATGTGACTCAATCATATTCATGGAGAGAATTGTTGCTTACTCTTTTGAATGATGTTGAGCCTTTTGATCACACGAAGAAAGCAGATGATCAATTAGCTAAAGAGCTGCGTCAAGTTTTGTTGACGAAGAGATTCTTAATCCTCATTGATGATGTATGGGACACAAAAGCATGGGACTATTTACATATGTGCTTTCAGGGTATTAAAAATGGTAGTAGAATAATCCTAACTACCTGGCTCTCTGAGGTGGCGCAATATGCTAAATGTGAAAGTAATCCCCATGATCTTCCTTTACTGAGAGATGATGAGAGTTGGAAGTTATTACAGAAAAAGGTTTTCCATGGAGACAACTGCCCATCTGAACTTGGAGATGTGGGCTTTCGGATAGCAAAAAGTTGTGGTGGATTGCCTCTCTTCATTGTGCTAGTAGCCGGTGTtctgaaagagaaaaataacaaaGCAAATTTGTGGAAAGAAGTAGAACAAAGTCTGGATGCACTGAACATCGGTAGCTTGGAAGAGAGCATGTCGATAATTGGATTCAGTTACATGAATTTACCACATCATCTGAAGCCTTGCTTTTTGTATTTTGGAGGATTTTTGAGGGGCAAAAGCATTCACGTCTCGAAATTGACAAGGTTATGGTTGGCAGAAGGTTTCGTacttgaaaataaggaaaaaggaCTAGAAGATGTTGCACAagatttcttgaaaaaccttatTAGTAGAAATCTAGTCATGGACATGGAGAAAAGGTTCAATGGCAAGTTGAAAACGTGTCGTGTTCATGATCTATTGCACAAATTCTATTTGGAGAAGGCCAAACAGGAGAATTTTCTGCTCTGGATCTATAG AGATGATGATGCGGATGCTCGTATCTATCCTGACAAGCATGAAGAATATCGTTTGTCCATACATTCTTGTCGGGATGAGTTTGCTGAGTGGCGTCCACATTGCTCAAGTATCCGCTCTTTACTATTCAATGCCACCAGTGATGATCAGTATACCACAATGGCGCGTGATATCTCCTTCATCCTCAACAGCTTCAAACTTGTTAAGGTATTGGATTTGGAATCAATCAACATTGGTTATACTTTTCCAAGTGAAATAGAGTCTTTAATTCACATGAAGTACTTTGCTGCTCAGACTGGAGCAGATTCAATTCCTTCATCTATAGCTAAGCTTTGGAATCTTGAAACGCTCATTATAAAAGAAATGCGAGGACAGGTAACATTACCATGCTCACTTTTGAATATGACTAAGTTGAGGCATATACATGTAAATGACCGTGCTTCATTTAGTCTCGACAATATGAGTGAATCTCTTGCTAATTCACAGTTAGCTAACTTGCAAACCTTTTCCACACCATATGTCTCTTATGGTGAAGACGCGGAGATTATATTGAGAAAGATGCCAAATTTGACAAAGCTAAAATGTATAGTTGGTTGCTCAAGGAAATGGAGGGGAGAATGTGTTCTGATTCCTAGATTAGACTTTCTAAGTCGTCTCGAATCCCTTAATTTGTTTTCCAACAACTGTCCAGTTGAATGTCTACGAGGATTCAATTTCCCTTCGGAGCTAAGGGAGTTAACTTTGTCAAATTTTTGTCTACCTTGGAGCGAAATCTCAATCGTTGGAACATTGTGCAACTTGGAGGTTCTAAAGTTACTAAACAAAGCCTTTGAAGGAATTCAGTGGAATGTGAATGATACAGAGTTTTCTGAACTCAGATACTTAAAATTGGACAGCCTCAACTTTGCTCAATGGTCGATTTCTGACGATTCGTTCCCTAGTCTTGAACGTTTGGTTTTAACAAACTGTAAGAGGCTTGAGAAAATCCCTTCTCATTTCGAGGACGTTGTTTCTCTAAAAGGCATTGAAGTAAATTGGTGCAGCTGGTCTGTTGCTAATTCAGCAGAGGAAATTCAAACAACGCAACATGAAGATATGGCAAATGATGCGTTCACAGTTACTATACAACCTCCTGATTGGGATAGAAGGTCATCTCCTTGA